The Amycolatopsis methanolica 239 nucleotide sequence GGTGGCCGCGTCGTCCTCGTCGGCCAGCGGCGACAGCAGCATGACGCCGGCGTTGTTGATCAGGACGTCGATCGGCCCGAGGCGGCGCTCGACCTCGTCCAGGAACTCGGTGAAGCCGCGGTGGTCGGTCACGTCGAGCGGCAGGGCGAGCGTGTCGCCGCCCAGCTCACCCGCGGTCTTCTCGGCCAGGACCGGGTCGAGGTCGCCGATCGCGACCTTCGCACCCAGCCGCACCAGGGCGGCGGCCGTGGTGGCGCCGATCCCCTGCGCGCCTCCGGTGATCACGATGACCTTGCCCAGCAACGTTGCCATGCCGGCCATACTGCCCGGTAACTGACATTCGCGCCAGAGGTGTCACACTCGCTGTTCGAAGATCTGCACCCACACGTCGTCGCGCACGCGCACCCGCTCGGTCGGCGTGAACCCCTGGCCCTCGTAGTAGCGGACGAGCTTGCCGTCGCCACCGGCCCAGCAGTCGACGCGCAGCAGGCCGATGCCGCGGTCGCGCGCGTCCTGGCGTGCGAACTCCAGCAGCCTGGCGCCGACGCCGCGGTACTCGCGGGAGGCCAGCAGCAGCGTCACGTACACCTCGGGCTCGTCGACCGGCGGCGTGTACGGCAGCGGGTGGTCGAGGATCAGGGCGCCGGCGGGCACACCGTCCGAAATGGCCAGGAACGGGCGGCCGTCGCGCAGCATCGTGCGGACGCGCTCGACCTTCGCCGGGTCCGCCGACCACGGTTCGGTGCCCCACTGGCCGGCGCTGCCGCGGGCGACGAGCCATTCGACGGCCGCGTCGAACAGCCCCAGGACGATGTGCAGGTCGCCCTCGCCGGACTCGCGGATCTCCATCACTGCGCCGTCAGGACGAGCGGGCCGTCCGCGGTGACGGCGATGGTGTGCTCGACGTGGGCGGCGCGGGAGCCGTCGCTGGTCAGGATCGTCCAGCCGTCGTCGGCGTAGCGGTAGTCGTCGCGCCCGCCCGCGAGAAACATCGGCTCGATCGCGATGACCAGCCCTTCCCGCAGGGGCATCCCCTTGCCCGCGACGGCTTCGTTCGGCACGTGCGGCGCTTCGTGCATCGCGCGGCCCACGCCGTGACCCCCGTTGTCGGCGAGCAACCCGTACCCGGCGCGACGCCCGATCGCGGCGATCGCGTGGCCGATGTCGCCCATCCTGTTCCCGGGGCGGGCCTGCTCGATGCCCGCCCACATGCCCCGCTCGGTGGCGGCGATCAGGTCGAGGTCGGCCTGGTTCCCGTTGCCGACGACGAAGCTGACCGCGGCGTCCCCGTGCCAGCCGTCGACGTGCGCTCCGAAGTCGACGCTCAGCAGATCGCCGTCGCCGAGGCGGTAGTCCGTCGGGATACCGTGCACGACAGCGTCGTTGACGCTCGTGCAGAGCACAGCCGGATAGGGCGACGGCGCGAAACGCGGGTGGTAGTGCAGGAAGGACGACTTGGCGCCCTCGTC carries:
- a CDS encoding GNAT family N-acetyltransferase, translating into MEIRESGEGDLHIVLGLFDAAVEWLVARGSAGQWGTEPWSADPAKVERVRTMLRDGRPFLAISDGVPAGALILDHPLPYTPPVDEPEVYVTLLLASREYRGVGARLLEFARQDARDRGIGLLRVDCWAGGDGKLVRYYEGQGFTPTERVRVRDDVWVQIFEQRV
- the map gene encoding type I methionyl aminopeptidase, yielding MIELKSRGELEAMRAAGRVVAKVLRAVREHASVGTSLRELDQLAADILNDEGAKSSFLHYHPRFAPSPYPAVLCTSVNDAVVHGIPTDYRLGDGDLLSVDFGAHVDGWHGDAAVSFVVGNGNQADLDLIAATERGMWAGIEQARPGNRMGDIGHAIAAIGRRAGYGLLADNGGHGVGRAMHEAPHVPNEAVAGKGMPLREGLVIAIEPMFLAGGRDDYRYADDGWTILTSDGSRAAHVEHTIAVTADGPLVLTAQ